GAAACTAGTTTTAATTGAGCCTAATATTGAAGTTCATATGGATATGCACGATTCTCTACTAAAAATGAGAGAAGAAGCCAAAAAGGATGGGATATATTTAGTCTTCTTGAGTGGTTATAGATCAATAAATTTGCAAAACGATATCTTTTATTCTTTAAAATCTATTAGAAATCAAGAAGCTGCAGAAAGAGCTAGAGTTTCAGCCCCTCCAGGGTATTCCGAACATAGTACAGGTTTCGCAATCGATATTGGTGATGCTACTCAAAGAGAGACAGACTTTGAAACCGACTTCGAAAATACTGACGCCTTTAGATGGTTAATAAAAAATGCAGCTAAGTATCACTTTAAGTTATCTTTCAACAAAGATAATAAATACATAGATTACGAACCCTGGCATTGGAGATATGAGGGATCAATTGAAGCATTAAAAGTTTTTGAAAGCTCAAATAGAAAATTATAAATCTAATTGATTAATTTAATTATTCAATTAAATTATATTTTTCAAAGTCTTAAAGAGAAAATTCTCATAATAAGCATACTTTGAGTTAGCCTTAATAAAGACAATCTACTATTTATATAAATTCTATAAATGTCATCTTCGATAAAAGAAATTAGAAATGTTGCTATTATTGCTCACGTAGATCATGGGAAGACAACTCTTGTAGATGCATTGTTATCTCAATCTGGAATATTTAGAGACAATGAAGTTATCCCTACATGTGTAATGGATTCAAATGATCTTGAAAGAGAAAGGGGGATAACAATTCTCTCAAAAAATACTGCAGTTAACTATAAAGATACCAGAATTAATATTATAGATACACCTGGACATGCTGATTTTGGTGGAGAAGTTGAAAGGGTTTTGGGAATGGTTGATGGTTGTCTGCTTATTGTTGATGCAAATGAGGGCCCTATGCCTCAAACAAGATTTGTTTTAAAAAAAGCATTAGAAAAAGGACTTAGGCCTATAGTCTTTGTAAATAAAATTGATAGACCACGAGTAGTACCAGAAATAGCAATAGATAAGGTCCTTGATTTGTTTTTGGAATTAGGAGCTGATGATGATCAATGTGATTTCCCTTATCTTTTTGGGAGTGGCTTATCTGGTTTCGCAAAAGAAGAGATGGAATCTAATAGTGATAATATGATGCCTCTTTTTGAAGCTATTATCCGACATGTCCCTCCTCCAGTAGGTGACTCTAATAAGCCTCTTCAACTACAAATAACTACTTTGGACTATTCTGATTTCTTAGGCAGAATAGTAATTGGAAAGATCCACAATGGAACTATAAAAAATGGCCAACAGGCTAGTTTAATTAAAGAAAACGGAAAAACTATTAAAGGTAAGGTTAGTAAGCTTTTAGGATTTGAAGGATTACAAAGAATTGATATAAATGAAGCATTTGCAGGCGATATTGTTGCCGTTTCTGGTTTCGATGACGTCAATATTGGTGAGACCATAGCATGTCCCGATTCTCCTCATCCTCTTCCATTAATCAAAGTTGACGAACCCACCTTGAATATGACTTTTGTTGTAAATGATTCACCATTCGCTGGTAAGGAAGGGAAATTTGTTACTAGTAGACAATTAAAAAATAGATTGGAGAGGGAACTTTTAACAAATGTTGCTCTGAGAGTAGAAGAAACTGATTCTCCTGACAGGTTCTCAGTTTCAGGAAGAGGAGAATTACATCTAGGTATATTGATTGAAACTATGAGAAGAGAGGGTTTTGAGTTTCAAATCTCACAACCTCAAGTAATTTTCAGAGAAATTGATAATGTTGAATGTGAACCTATAGAGACTTTGGTTTTAGATGTACCTGAAGTGTCTGTTGGTTCTTGCATCGAAAAACTTGGATCTAGAAAGGCAGAGATGAAAAACATGCAGACAAGTTCAGATGGTAGAACTCAATTAGAATTTCTTGTTCCATCAAGAGGATTAATTGGATTTCGTGGGGAATTTGTAAGGATAACCAGAGGTGAAGGTATTATGAGTCATTCTTTTTATGAATATAAACCTAAAACAGGAGACTTCGAAACCAGAAGAAATGGAGTCCTCATAGCTTTTGAGGAAGGTGTGGCCACGTTTTATGCATTAAAGAATGCTGAAGATAGGGGAGTCTATTTCATTAAACCTGGAGTTAAAGTTTATAAGGGAATGATAATTGGAGAGAATAATCGACCTCAAGATCTTGAATTAAATATATGTAAAACTAAGCAGTTGACTAATATGAGGTCTGCAGGGGCAGAAGAACTTGATACTTTGCAGTCACCTGTTGATATTACCCTTGAAAGAGCACTCGAATATATTGGTCCAGATGAAATGCTAGAGGTAACACCGGATTCAATAAGAATGAGAAAAATAAATAAAAAGAAAAGGAATTAATAATTAGTTTCATGAACGAAGAAAGTACAAAAAGTTTTAAAGATTCTCTTTTTACTGCTTTAAATCTTTTTAACAATCATGAATGGTATGAGGCTCATGATGCTTTTGAAGAAATATGGAATTCCGTTGATGGTGACGAAAGACAAGTTATCCAGGGAATTTTACAAGTATCTGTTTCTCAGTTTCACTTAAGTAAGGGTAATTTAAATGGTGCTACTATCTTGCTTGGAGAGGGTTTAGGTAGAATAAAAACTAGAACTAAGATTAATTTAGGAATTGATCTTGAATCATTCTGCCAATGTTTAGAAGATTTATTAAGGAAATTACAATATAAAGAGCTATTAAGTGAGAACGATAAGCCTTTTTTGAAACCTCTTTGATAAATATGAATAACTTTATTTTAAATGAAATTATTATCTTCTATCCCATTTTTTTTCAAGAAAATAAGAAAACCAATCGATCTCAAGAAAAATGAACCTAAAGATTCATAATGTATCCCTTTTAATTAAAGGAAGATTAATTGTAAATGATGTTTCCATAACTGTTAATCCAGGGGAAGTTGTAGGTTTGATGGGGCCTAATGGTGCTGGGAAAACTACAACTTTTAATCTTGCAGTTGGGAATATAAAACCAGATAAAGGTGAAATTTTAATGAATGGGAAAAATATAACCAATCTTCCTCTACCAATTAGATCAAGACTTGGGTTAGGGTACTTAACTCAGGAAGCGAGTATATTTAGAGACCTCACTGTTAAGGATAATATAGATTTGGCTTTACAAAATTCATCTTATAGTAGAGCAGCGATAAGAAATAGAAGAGAACAATTAATTAATGAATTTAATTTGAATAACTTTGTAGATAATTATGGTTATCAACTTTCAGGAGGAGAGAGAAGGAGGTGTGAGATAGCTAGGGCACTCACTGTAGGCAGAAAAGGACCTAAATATTTGTTATTAGACGAACCTTTCGCTGGGATAGATCCTCTAGCTGTTAATGATCTAAAGAAACTAATTCTTAAATTAAGTAGAGATGGGGTGGGGATTCTCATTACAGACCATAATGTGAGGGAAACCCTCCTAATTACTAACAAATCATATGTATTAAGTGAAGGAAAAATTTTAGCTTACGGTTCGTCAAGTGAATTGGCTGATAATCCAATAGTCAAGAAGTATTATCTAGGAGATAATTTCAAACTTTGAAATGCTTTTTTAAAAATAAATTTAAACTTTATTATTAAAGATTTACTCATATAAGAATGATTTTAATTATTATTTGTTTGTCATTGAAAATTAAAACTTGAGAAATTTCTAGATATGATACTAGATAATTTTTTTAAAAATTTAATATATGAACCGGTTTCAGTTTTAGGTCTTTTAGTTTTTTATTTTTTATTAATTAACTTACCAATTTCTTTGGGTGCAGTTTTTAAAAAAAAGTCTTCTTCTGCTGTAAGACTTATTACGATTTTAGTGAACTTATTAATAACATTACAATTACTTTTTAGGTGGTCAATTTCTGGGCACTTTCCTATTAGCAATTTGTATGAATCTCTTTATTTCCTTACTTGGGGTATCACATTAGGTCAACTATTGATTGAAAGAGAATACCAGGCTCCAATAATTCCTTCGATTGCTATACCTATTGAGTTACTGACTGTGGCTTTTGCTTGTTTTGTTTTACCTGAGGATTTGAAATTATCGTCCAACTTAGTTCCAGCTTTAAGGTCTAGTTGGTTAGTGATGCATGTTAGTGTCGTAATGCTTAGCTATGCAGCATTAATAATAGGTTCTTTACTTTCAATGTCCGTTTTGTTTGTTAATAAAAATAAGCCGCTTCAGATCAGAAGTAGTTCTACAGGTATAGGAGGATTTAAACTTTCAAATAGCTATCCTGTAAATGATTTAGTTGAACCTATTGAATTTTCTCATTCAGAAGAATTAGATACATTAAGTTATCGTTCTATATTAATCGGCTTTGTTCTTTTAACTCTTGGTTTGATTTCAGGTGCGGTCTGGGCTAATGAGGCTTGGGGCACATGGTGGAGTTGGGATCCAAAAGAAACATGGGCATTTATCTCATGGTTATTTTATGCCGCTTATCTGCATATGAGAATAAGCAAAGGTTGGCAAGGACGTAGACCAGCATTATTAGCATCTACAGGCTTTATCGTAGTTTTAGTATGCTATTTAGGAGTTAATTTCTTAGGAATAGGGTTACATAGTTATGGCTGGATATTTGGATGATTTGTTAATCTCCAAAAATATTTAATGAGGTTCAGAAAGAACATTCCCCTTTTGAGCTTCTTGTGCAACTTTTCTCAAGTCATCACATCCCTCTTTTAATGTTGGGTAAGCAAACATTCCACTACCTGCAATAAAACAATTGGCTCCAGCATCTGCACATTGTGAAATAGTCCAATTTGCTTTTATTCCCCCATCAACTTCAATGTCGACATTTAAGTTTTTTTCGATAACAAAGTTTCTTATTTCTCTGATTTTATTAAGCATTGTTGGTATGTAAGCTTGTCCACCAAAGCCTGGATTAACTGTCATAACTAAAACATGGTCAACCATATCCATAATATTTTTAATCATTTCAAAAGGAGTATGAGGGTTTAATGCAACAGAAGGAGATCCTCCTAGATCTCTTATTCTGCCGAGAACTCTATGCAAGTGAATATTTGCTTCGGCATGAGCTATTACTACTCCTGGTTCACCATTCGCTCCCTTTGTAGCGTTTACATAAGATTCAAGCATGGTTTCACAGTTGTATTGACTCACCATTAATTGAGTTTCAAAAGGGACATTGCAATATTTCCTGCATGCCGCAATCATTTCTGGACCGAATGTGAGATTTGGCACGAAATTTCCATCCATTACATCAAATTGAATCCTATCTACCCCAGCTTCCTCGAGCTCTTTCACACATGCCCCCATATTTGCCCAATCTGCTGGTAAAACTGAAGGAATTATTTGAATTGGTCTATTAACACCAGCTAAGATTGTTTGATTTGACTCAGTCATTTAATTTTTAAAATATTTAATAAAGATACTATATTTAGTTGTTTATTCCTAATTTCAAGTCACGGCCTGATAAAGTATCTCCTGTAAAGAGTTAAAAAAAGCTTACGAGCATAATAATTCTTATAAAAAATGACATTTTTTATGAGATCATACTCAAAACATTTTAGAAAATCCTCAAAATTTAATTGTGAATCAAACTTTAATTCAAGAAATTCTCGAAGTTGTCGAGCAAGCAGCTATTGCCTCAGCAAAACTAACAGGACTTGGTCAAAAAGATGAAGCTGATGCTGCAGCTGTAGAAGCAATGAGATTGCGAATGGGCAAAATTGAAATGAAAGGGAAAATTGTTATTGGAGAAGGTGAAAGAGACGAAGCACCTATGCTTTATATAGGTGAAGAGGTTGGTAGTGGAAATGGCCCAGGGGTTGACTTTGCAGTAGATCCTTGTGAAGGAACAAATCTTTGTGCGAATAATCAAAGAGGTTCTATGGCGGTTTTAGCTGCTTCTGATACGGGTGGGCTTTTCAATGCCCCTGATTTTTACATGAACAAATTAGCAGCCCCTCCTGCGGCCAAAGGTAAAGTAGATATTAGAAATTCAGCTACTGAAAACTTGAAGATACTAAGTGATTGCTTAGGTCTTTCTATTGATGAGCTTACTGTCGTTGTAATGGATAGAACTAGGCATAAAGACTTAATTAAAGAGATTCGAGGATGTGGTGCAAAGGTTCAACCGATTTCTGATGGTGATGTTCAAGCTGCGATTGCATGTGGTTTTGCAGGAACTGGAACACATTGCTTGATGGGTATAGGAGCAGCTCCAGAGGGTGTTATTTCAGCTGCTGCAATGAGAGCTCTAGGAGGACATTTTCAAGGACAACTAGTTTATGATCCAGCAATCGCTCAAACTTCTGAATGGGCTGATTACACAAAAGAAGGAAATATAAAACGTCTTAATGAAATGGGCATAACCGATATAGATAAAATCTATGAAGCTAATGAATTGGCATCGGGAGAAAATGTTGTTTTCGCTGGAAGCGGAATAACTGATGGATTACTATTTGACGGAGTTAAATTTGAACGGGATTGTGTCAGGACAAGCAGTCTAGTTATTAGTACATTAGATAGTACTGCAAGGTTCACAAATACGGTCCATATAAAAGATGGTGCTAAGAGTATCAGCCTTTAAAAATTCATTCTTGATATTATGCATATTGTTGTCGTCGGACTAAGTCATCGCACGGCACCTGTTGAAGTGCGTGAGAAGTTAAGTATTCCCGACCAGTCCATAACACAATCATTGAAAGCATTAAAAGCTTTCTCTGATGTATTAGAGGTGTCAATCTTAAGTACTTGTAATAGGCTGGAAATATATGCGCTAGTAAAGGATAGAAATACAGGAATCTCATCAATTAAAGAATTCATATCAGAATATTCTGGAATTATTTTTGAAGATTTAAATCCACATCTTTTTTGTTTTAGACAGGAAGAAGCAGTTTTGCATTTGATGAAAGTCTCGGCAGGTCTCGACAGCCTCGTTTTAGGGGAAGGACAAATTCTCTCGCAGGTAAAAAAAATGATGAGATTAGGTCAAGAGAATCAATCTACTGGACCAATTCTTAATAGATTATTAACTCAATCAGTTAGTACAGGTAAAAAAGTAAGATCCGAGACAAATTTAGGAACTGGAGCTGTGTCAATAAGTTCAGCAGCGGTAGAACTAGCTCAATTAAAAATTGGACAAGAAAAGGGTTTTGATACTCTTGTAAGTTTGGAAAAAGAGAACGTTCTTGTTGTTGGCGCCGGACGAATGAGTAGGCTTTTAATAACTCATTTAAAATCAAAAGGATGTCATAAACTTATTCTTTTAAATAGAAATATTGATAGAGCATTAAATCTTGCTCAAGACTTCCCTGATTTAGAGATTGTTTGTAGAGGGTTAAACGAATTAGAAGAATACATATCACTATCTTCGCTTGTTTTCACCAGTACTGCTTCTGAAGAACCAATTATTGATCTCACAAAAATTGAAAAATTAAATTTGAGTAATAGACTTAAATTTATTGATATTGGTGTACCGAGAAATATATCTAATGATGTCAAACAACATGAATTTGTAAAATCATTTGATGTTGATGACTTACAAGAAGTAGTTTCAAGAAATCAAGAATTTAGACAGAAAATAGCAAAGGAAGCGGAATCTTTAGTAGAAGAAGAAAGGATTATTTTTCTAGAATGGTGGGCAAGTTTAGAGGCCGTTCCAGTAATTAATAAACTTAGATCAGATTTGGAGTTAATTAGAAAAGAGGAATTGCAAAAAGCACTTAGCAGAATGGGACCAGATTTTTCGGCTCGAGAAAGAAAAGTTGTGGAAGCTCTGACTAAAGGAATAATTAAT
This window of the Prochlorococcus marinus XMU1410 genome carries:
- a CDS encoding M15 family metallopeptidase, which encodes MELNKDIDQFDLPLAKRTYLNNPNSTLLKKLLLFSPFLFLIFSGAALRLIKNIEIGSLDNLNSQAQINHDHRILGHLPYAEISKEKLVLIEPNIEVHMDMHDSLLKMREEAKKDGIYLVFLSGYRSINLQNDIFYSLKSIRNQEAAERARVSAPPGYSEHSTGFAIDIGDATQRETDFETDFENTDAFRWLIKNAAKYHFKLSFNKDNKYIDYEPWHWRYEGSIEALKVFESSNRKL
- the typA gene encoding translational GTPase TypA codes for the protein MSSSIKEIRNVAIIAHVDHGKTTLVDALLSQSGIFRDNEVIPTCVMDSNDLERERGITILSKNTAVNYKDTRINIIDTPGHADFGGEVERVLGMVDGCLLIVDANEGPMPQTRFVLKKALEKGLRPIVFVNKIDRPRVVPEIAIDKVLDLFLELGADDDQCDFPYLFGSGLSGFAKEEMESNSDNMMPLFEAIIRHVPPPVGDSNKPLQLQITTLDYSDFLGRIVIGKIHNGTIKNGQQASLIKENGKTIKGKVSKLLGFEGLQRIDINEAFAGDIVAVSGFDDVNIGETIACPDSPHPLPLIKVDEPTLNMTFVVNDSPFAGKEGKFVTSRQLKNRLERELLTNVALRVEETDSPDRFSVSGRGELHLGILIETMRREGFEFQISQPQVIFREIDNVECEPIETLVLDVPEVSVGSCIEKLGSRKAEMKNMQTSSDGRTQLEFLVPSRGLIGFRGEFVRITRGEGIMSHSFYEYKPKTGDFETRRNGVLIAFEEGVATFYALKNAEDRGVYFIKPGVKVYKGMIIGENNRPQDLELNICKTKQLTNMRSAGAEELDTLQSPVDITLERALEYIGPDEMLEVTPDSIRMRKINKKKRN
- a CDS encoding DUF309 domain-containing protein codes for the protein MNEESTKSFKDSLFTALNLFNNHEWYEAHDAFEEIWNSVDGDERQVIQGILQVSVSQFHLSKGNLNGATILLGEGLGRIKTRTKINLGIDLESFCQCLEDLLRKLQYKELLSENDKPFLKPL
- the lptB gene encoding LPS export ABC transporter ATP-binding protein encodes the protein MNLKIHNVSLLIKGRLIVNDVSITVNPGEVVGLMGPNGAGKTTTFNLAVGNIKPDKGEILMNGKNITNLPLPIRSRLGLGYLTQEASIFRDLTVKDNIDLALQNSSYSRAAIRNRREQLINEFNLNNFVDNYGYQLSGGERRRCEIARALTVGRKGPKYLLLDEPFAGIDPLAVNDLKKLILKLSRDGVGILITDHNVRETLLITNKSYVLSEGKILAYGSSSELADNPIVKKYYLGDNFKL
- the ccsB gene encoding c-type cytochrome biogenesis protein CcsB; the protein is MILDNFFKNLIYEPVSVLGLLVFYFLLINLPISLGAVFKKKSSSAVRLITILVNLLITLQLLFRWSISGHFPISNLYESLYFLTWGITLGQLLIEREYQAPIIPSIAIPIELLTVAFACFVLPEDLKLSSNLVPALRSSWLVMHVSVVMLSYAALIIGSLLSMSVLFVNKNKPLQIRSSSTGIGGFKLSNSYPVNDLVEPIEFSHSEELDTLSYRSILIGFVLLTLGLISGAVWANEAWGTWWSWDPKETWAFISWLFYAAYLHMRISKGWQGRRPALLASTGFIVVLVCYLGVNFLGIGLHSYGWIFG
- the rpe gene encoding ribulose-phosphate 3-epimerase; this translates as MTESNQTILAGVNRPIQIIPSVLPADWANMGACVKELEEAGVDRIQFDVMDGNFVPNLTFGPEMIAACRKYCNVPFETQLMVSQYNCETMLESYVNATKGANGEPGVVIAHAEANIHLHRVLGRIRDLGGSPSVALNPHTPFEMIKNIMDMVDHVLVMTVNPGFGGQAYIPTMLNKIREIRNFVIEKNLNVDIEVDGGIKANWTISQCADAGANCFIAGSGMFAYPTLKEGCDDLRKVAQEAQKGNVLSEPH
- the glpX gene encoding class II fructose-bisphosphatase; its protein translation is MNQTLIQEILEVVEQAAIASAKLTGLGQKDEADAAAVEAMRLRMGKIEMKGKIVIGEGERDEAPMLYIGEEVGSGNGPGVDFAVDPCEGTNLCANNQRGSMAVLAASDTGGLFNAPDFYMNKLAAPPAAKGKVDIRNSATENLKILSDCLGLSIDELTVVVMDRTRHKDLIKEIRGCGAKVQPISDGDVQAAIACGFAGTGTHCLMGIGAAPEGVISAAAMRALGGHFQGQLVYDPAIAQTSEWADYTKEGNIKRLNEMGITDIDKIYEANELASGENVVFAGSGITDGLLFDGVKFERDCVRTSSLVISTLDSTARFTNTVHIKDGAKSISL
- a CDS encoding glutamyl-tRNA reductase codes for the protein MHIVVVGLSHRTAPVEVREKLSIPDQSITQSLKALKAFSDVLEVSILSTCNRLEIYALVKDRNTGISSIKEFISEYSGIIFEDLNPHLFCFRQEEAVLHLMKVSAGLDSLVLGEGQILSQVKKMMRLGQENQSTGPILNRLLTQSVSTGKKVRSETNLGTGAVSISSAAVELAQLKIGQEKGFDTLVSLEKENVLVVGAGRMSRLLITHLKSKGCHKLILLNRNIDRALNLAQDFPDLEIVCRGLNELEEYISLSSLVFTSTASEEPIIDLTKIEKLNLSNRLKFIDIGVPRNISNDVKQHEFVKSFDVDDLQEVVSRNQEFRQKIAKEAESLVEEERIIFLEWWASLEAVPVINKLRSDLELIRKEELQKALSRMGPDFSARERKVVEALTKGIINKILHTPVTKLRSPQSREERQVSLKIVEKLFSLVEEDKNN